A single region of the Arthrobacter sp. V1I7 genome encodes:
- a CDS encoding DMT family transporter: MVVTSAPTYVATREALKVLSPQDLTPVRFLVSAGIVGAFLLMRGQRLALTRADVPRMLLTGILGYAGYGFLLNLGQATVPAGTTSLLLNISPVFAFLLSYLVLRERTTRLGYVGIVIAVLGVAMITLGDSNAVGFNPDAMYIVAAALVLSVFLIVQQPLFKRIPPVEVVFWGSVIGGAATLPTATFTADPEAFTPMFWTALVVLAGISTAVAYAFWNVALARTSVAEGGALLYVVPVLSLLLGWGLLAEVPTAASLVGGAAALTGVVLLSRATPPASQMKELRSVP, encoded by the coding sequence ATGGTCGTTACGTCCGCGCCCACCTATGTGGCGACGCGGGAAGCTCTCAAGGTACTTTCTCCCCAGGACCTGACTCCGGTCCGATTCCTGGTGTCCGCCGGCATAGTGGGCGCGTTCCTGCTGATGCGGGGGCAGCGGTTGGCACTGACGCGCGCCGACGTGCCCCGCATGCTGCTCACCGGGATCCTTGGCTATGCCGGCTACGGCTTCCTGCTCAATCTGGGCCAGGCCACCGTGCCTGCCGGCACCACGAGTTTGCTCTTGAACATATCTCCGGTTTTCGCATTTCTGCTCAGCTACCTGGTGCTTAGGGAACGGACCACACGGCTTGGCTACGTTGGCATCGTGATAGCTGTGCTGGGCGTTGCCATGATTACCCTCGGGGACAGCAACGCTGTCGGATTCAACCCTGACGCGATGTACATTGTGGCCGCCGCTTTGGTGCTGTCCGTCTTCCTCATAGTCCAGCAACCGCTGTTCAAACGCATACCCCCAGTGGAGGTGGTGTTCTGGGGCAGCGTCATCGGCGGTGCGGCGACCTTGCCTACCGCAACATTCACGGCTGATCCGGAGGCTTTCACCCCGATGTTCTGGACCGCTCTCGTCGTCCTGGCCGGAATAAGCACGGCCGTGGCCTACGCCTTCTGGAACGTCGCATTGGCCCGCACCAGCGTCGCGGAAGGAGGCGCACTGCTATACGTCGTGCCTGTGCTTTCCTTGCTTCTGGGCTGGGGCTTGCTCGCGGAAGTGCCCACTGCCGCCTCGCTCGTGGGTGGGGCCGCGGCACTCACGGGCGTAGTGCTGCTCTCCCGGGCGACTCCCCCAGCATCCCAAATGAAAGAACTGAGGTCGGTCCCATGA
- a CDS encoding VOC family protein, which produces MLKDLNILAVLPAKDINRAKDYYRDKLGIESSDSLEEDSLLYRCGNGTGFLVYQTENAGTAKNTQMGWETDNLEREMEELRGRGVVFEEYDFPGLKTENGVATNDWGKAAWFLDSEGNILNISQRA; this is translated from the coding sequence ATGCTCAAGGATCTAAACATTCTGGCTGTCCTCCCGGCAAAGGACATCAATAGGGCGAAGGATTACTACCGGGACAAGCTGGGAATCGAATCCTCTGATTCGCTGGAGGAAGACAGCCTGCTGTACCGCTGCGGCAACGGAACGGGCTTTCTCGTTTACCAGACAGAGAACGCAGGGACAGCGAAGAATACCCAGATGGGCTGGGAAACTGACAACCTCGAACGCGAGATGGAGGAACTGCGAGGCCGCGGCGTCGTCTTTGAAGAGTACGATTTTCCCGGCCTGAAGACTGAGAATGGCGTTGCCACCAATGATTGGGGGAAGGCTGCCTGGTTCCTGGACAGCGAGGGCAACATTCTCAACATCTCCCAGCGCGCGTAG
- a CDS encoding ABC transporter permease yields MSATTTAAPAFTAPGNLSRVVRSILKSRSATFGFALVILNILLALFAPLLTSYDPIATDAMGALQESSGAHLLGTDALGRDTLTRTLFGGQYALAISFSATALTVLLGSVIAGIAAYRGGIVDDVITRVLDSVLAVPAILSMLVVVTIFGTGPWVIILAVVVVYTGGVTRIVRAAVMDVLPKDYITAAKARGEGMFSVLAREVFPNVLDIILVEFAMRASWVVLLISSLSFLGFGASPPTPDWGLMVAENRNLMSVVPLATLSPIVALATLIVGLNLAADGLAKSLGVDRMKEVLG; encoded by the coding sequence ATGAGTGCCACGACGACGGCGGCCCCCGCCTTTACGGCGCCCGGAAACCTTTCCCGGGTGGTCCGGTCCATCCTGAAGTCACGCTCTGCAACCTTCGGCTTCGCGCTGGTGATCCTGAACATCCTGCTTGCGCTGTTCGCACCGCTGCTGACGTCATACGACCCCATAGCCACGGACGCGATGGGCGCGCTTCAGGAGAGTTCGGGCGCGCACCTGCTTGGCACGGATGCACTCGGCAGGGACACGCTCACACGGACGCTGTTCGGTGGCCAGTACGCGCTGGCCATCAGTTTCTCGGCCACCGCCCTGACGGTGCTGCTGGGATCCGTCATCGCGGGCATCGCCGCCTACCGCGGCGGCATCGTGGACGACGTCATCACCCGGGTGCTGGACTCCGTGCTGGCCGTCCCGGCCATCTTGTCCATGCTCGTGGTGGTGACCATCTTCGGGACCGGTCCATGGGTGATCATCCTGGCGGTGGTGGTCGTCTACACCGGCGGCGTGACACGCATAGTCCGGGCAGCGGTCATGGATGTGCTCCCGAAGGATTACATCACCGCCGCCAAAGCCCGCGGCGAGGGGATGTTCTCCGTCCTTGCCCGCGAGGTTTTCCCGAATGTACTGGACATCATTCTGGTGGAGTTCGCCATGCGCGCTTCCTGGGTGGTGCTGCTGATCAGCTCGCTGTCCTTTTTGGGCTTCGGAGCCAGTCCGCCCACGCCTGACTGGGGCCTGATGGTGGCGGAAAACCGAAACCTGATGTCCGTCGTGCCGCTCGCCACCCTGTCCCCGATCGTGGCGCTGGCCACCTTGATCGTCGGCCTCAACCTCGCAGCCGACGGGCTCGCCAAGAGCCTCGGTGTTGACCGTATGAAAGAAGTGCTGGGCTGA
- a CDS encoding ABC transporter permease — protein MLTFFAKRIGWSVFTVLLATVLVFSAIQSLPGDAASQLLGQNATPAAVATMRQQLGLDEPPVSRFLSWLGNALQGNFGTSLVSGGSVGAEVGSALVNTSVLAGITIVIGILLSLVLGLVAGLTRDRWPDISISTLALVGMSVPEFVVATVLVLLFSIYIPIFPAVVIAGQNASLAEILPSVWLPAAALICVLAAYIIRMMRTSVIDVMDSEFVRAAILKGNSTPRIVFRHILPSAMLPTLNVIAMNVAWLVGGVVVVESIFNYPGIGTLMIRSVQTRDLPAILLITVMSALTYVVCNLLADLAAFLLNPRLRYPRSAR, from the coding sequence ATGCTGACGTTTTTCGCAAAGCGGATCGGCTGGTCCGTCTTCACGGTGCTACTGGCGACGGTGCTGGTCTTCAGCGCCATCCAGTCTTTGCCGGGAGACGCGGCCAGCCAGCTGCTGGGGCAGAACGCCACACCCGCGGCAGTTGCCACGATGCGCCAGCAGCTGGGGCTCGACGAGCCTCCCGTTTCACGGTTCCTCAGCTGGCTGGGCAACGCACTGCAGGGCAACTTCGGGACGTCCCTGGTAAGTGGCGGCAGTGTGGGGGCAGAAGTAGGCTCCGCGCTTGTGAACACATCGGTACTGGCCGGCATCACCATCGTGATCGGCATCCTGCTTTCCCTGGTCTTGGGACTGGTGGCCGGACTGACCCGCGACCGCTGGCCCGACATCTCGATTTCCACGTTGGCGCTCGTCGGGATGAGCGTCCCGGAGTTTGTGGTGGCGACGGTGCTCGTTTTGCTGTTCTCCATCTACATCCCGATCTTTCCAGCTGTCGTGATAGCCGGTCAGAATGCCTCGCTTGCCGAGATCCTGCCGTCCGTGTGGCTGCCCGCGGCCGCGCTGATCTGCGTCCTGGCGGCCTACATCATCCGCATGATGCGGACCTCCGTGATTGATGTGATGGACAGCGAGTTCGTCCGCGCCGCCATCCTGAAGGGGAACTCCACGCCGCGGATTGTGTTCCGGCACATCCTTCCCAGTGCGATGCTCCCCACGCTGAACGTCATCGCAATGAACGTCGCCTGGTTGGTGGGCGGCGTCGTGGTGGTGGAGAGCATCTTTAATTACCCGGGCATCGGCACCTTGATGATCCGCTCCGTCCAGACGCGCGATCTCCCCGCCATCCTGTTGATCACGGTAATGAGCGCACTGACCTATGTGGTGTGCAATCTGCTGGCGGACCTTGCGGCGTTCCTGCTCAATCCACGACTGCGTTACCCGAGGAGCGCCAGATGA
- a CDS encoding ABC transporter substrate-binding protein, translating into MDSRIKASSGQLSRRTLLAGSALLLAPAVLAACGVSPSPSAAGAATGTARQGGTLRVARPPASKAETLDPASSLSAYEYLGALYSRLVKLSPTGEIVKDLADSWSLSADALSWTFVLRKGVTWHDGKPFTAQDVIYSIQHILDPATKSPQAGVLSPFVDGNSITAPDANTVVFALKSPNAEFASLLTGYNCYIIPAGSAASIGASGIGTGPFKLKSFTAAGPGSVVRNENYFGDKPKLDAIEFSSIADTQARVNALLAGQVDLIAQTNLDFATAKTVSASSVATVSSVKNAQWYPVPMLNTSEQFKDADIRRAFAHAYNPEEVFKLAVQGNGTIAHNNPVPPSEAYYLDYGLGYDPDRSKSLLKAKGFDTFEVPVYTSSYDPVLSPLALALQSSMKSANINLTVTNSPADSYFTDVWMKKPLMTTYWYTGRPIDQLLNQIFRTGSSYNETAYSNALFDQTLDAARATVDAGKRKTLYQDAQKILIDDGGSLTPFFSDRITGLSKKVVNYSEHGFEFDYINIGLQA; encoded by the coding sequence ATGGATTCAAGGATCAAAGCATCCTCGGGGCAGCTTTCCCGGCGCACCCTTCTCGCCGGTTCGGCCCTTCTGTTGGCCCCCGCAGTGCTCGCCGCCTGCGGGGTCAGCCCGTCGCCGTCGGCCGCCGGTGCAGCGACCGGAACGGCCCGCCAGGGCGGGACGCTGCGCGTTGCCCGGCCGCCGGCGTCGAAGGCCGAAACGCTGGACCCGGCCAGCTCCCTGTCCGCCTACGAATACCTGGGCGCCCTCTACAGCCGCCTGGTCAAACTGTCGCCCACCGGCGAGATCGTCAAGGATCTGGCGGATTCGTGGAGCCTTTCGGCGGATGCGCTGAGCTGGACGTTCGTGCTGCGGAAGGGTGTGACCTGGCATGACGGTAAGCCGTTCACTGCCCAGGACGTCATCTACTCCATCCAGCACATTCTGGATCCGGCCACCAAGTCGCCCCAGGCAGGAGTGCTGTCGCCCTTCGTTGACGGCAATTCCATCACCGCCCCGGACGCCAACACGGTGGTCTTTGCGCTGAAGTCCCCGAACGCGGAATTCGCCAGCCTCCTGACCGGCTACAACTGCTACATCATCCCCGCCGGCTCCGCCGCCAGCATCGGCGCCAGCGGCATCGGCACCGGGCCGTTCAAGCTGAAGAGCTTCACGGCGGCAGGACCCGGTTCGGTTGTGCGAAACGAGAACTACTTCGGCGACAAGCCCAAGCTGGACGCCATCGAGTTCTCCAGCATTGCTGATACGCAGGCGCGGGTGAACGCCCTGCTGGCCGGACAGGTGGACCTCATCGCCCAGACGAACCTGGACTTCGCCACCGCCAAGACGGTTTCCGCCTCGTCCGTGGCCACGGTGTCCAGCGTCAAAAACGCCCAGTGGTACCCGGTTCCCATGCTGAACACCAGCGAGCAATTCAAGGACGCGGACATCCGTCGTGCCTTCGCCCACGCCTACAACCCTGAAGAGGTCTTCAAGCTGGCGGTGCAGGGCAACGGAACCATCGCGCACAACAACCCCGTGCCGCCCAGCGAGGCGTACTACCTCGACTACGGCCTGGGCTATGACCCGGACAGGTCGAAGTCCCTGCTCAAGGCCAAAGGGTTCGACACCTTTGAGGTTCCCGTCTACACGTCCAGCTACGATCCGGTCCTGTCCCCGCTCGCGCTGGCCCTGCAGAGTTCCATGAAGTCCGCCAATATCAACCTGACGGTGACCAACTCACCCGCGGATTCCTACTTCACGGATGTCTGGATGAAGAAGCCGCTGATGACCACCTACTGGTACACGGGCCGTCCGATCGACCAGCTGCTGAACCAGATCTTCCGCACCGGCTCCTCCTACAACGAGACGGCGTACTCCAACGCACTGTTCGACCAGACCCTGGACGCAGCCCGCGCTACGGTTGACGCCGGCAAGCGCAAGACGCTCTACCAGGATGCCCAGAAGATCCTGATCGACGACGGCGGGTCGCTGACTCCGTTCTTCTCCGACCGGATCACCGGGCTGAGCAAAAAGGTAGTCAACTACAGCGAGCACGGCTTCGAGTTCGACTACATCAACATCGGGCTGCAGGCCTAA